From Flavobacterium sp. 102, a single genomic window includes:
- a CDS encoding translocation/assembly module TamB: MRLHKYVKKGLKITGWVIISIIGLFLLVVLLIQIPAVQNSIKEKAVAYLEGKIHTPVRIGRIEIGLPKKVILEDVYFQSQSGDTLLAGGKIAVDISLFKLFDDEVEINSISLKNITANVKRDKDSVFNFDYIIDAFASKESKSTSKKTIFSVHNINLDNIKVRFDDAITKNNLNVSLVHFDTKMKVFDLDQMSFEIAKIKLDGLNVKLKQGELIREITTNTIVKTDSLLRKRPDLKIKLGEIALSKIKVSYDSDGTHLNSGISLEKLIISFAETNLPKQRIAIDKFELEGVKGGLTFGKYDRELNIKTPAQKLPDWNVSLANASIKQVDFRFDDENAIRATRGIDYRHLDIKQFQLEANKLKWNTTAFSGNIKSFAVKEQSGVEVKALRTDFIYSSKGVQLKKLYLETPKTLIRNEVGINYPSLESLKENPGLLGLNANLQQSRIAFTDILLFAPELNEVSFFKNNPKAIAQINGQITGQLRDLTFPQMQISGIGTMSIVASGRIIGLPDGAKAWYNLDIKNLQLSAGDVRNVLGSELIPSNIQLPEQMNVKGTFKGELDNFNTDVVLNSSYGAAKIKTNFDYRLKNKEKYNGVAELNNFDIGQLIKNNAIGKVTLKAKVKGNGLNPKTATANVDGFMSKGFLNGYTYQNLAVKGNIVNGNYKAIANINDPNLEFDLVSEGSFKDKYPQTKVKLNVDIADLEKLNLHAGPFKLKGQVDADLSTADSDYLNGKIAIHHLLFANGKENFQLDSISVLATATAEKTAIQVKSQILKATIEGKYQLSQIATALSNSFAKYYDFEPSVKKKVSSPQRFNFSVNINNDPIISKLFPEITQLQPISMNGRYNSVNDTIVLKALMPKIVYGASTINNAVININTKDNALAYSVFIDEVQNAEFRLPHTLVEGIIKDNTLGYRLLLLDDKNKDQYIVAGTLKAVNGKTELRFLPEDLLLNYEKWSLSESNLISFGKQGIYANDFELRNGNTMIKLQSQSNIANAPLSIDFTDFDIATLSRMVQKEALAFGGLINGKVTFENLATQPNFTSDLTIGNFTYKKEAIGDISLNINNRVANTYDVKAAITGQGNQVGLAGIYRNGDQSFDLKLDMQHLNLLSIQPFTLDQLSKSSGYVSGKFHIKGTFEQPKIIGDLQFHNGAFTVKTLNSAFELLNDSMSFTEEGMVFKKFSLGDSEKNTLELRGKIDTPNYRDYAFNLRINADNFKVTNSTAKDNDLYYGKLYVDSRLRINGDLNKPIVDGSIKVNKNTELTIVLPQSDPAIADREGIVEFIDQDAPPIDERFNVALDSLNQSKFKGMNISVNIEVDKEAELTLVIDKGNGDYLKVKGEAQLNGSIDESGKTSLTGRYELQEGSYEMTFNFLKRKFEIQSGSYILWTGEPTTADINIKAVYKTKTAPIDLLDDQLGDISPTVRNTYKQRIPFETVLKMTGELLKPTIAFDIILPEGNYNVSSEIVNTTRTKLEQLRQQPDEMNKQVFALLLLNRFIGENPFASEAGTGTETFARQSVSKILSQQLNNLAGDLIKGVELDLDLEATDDYTTGEKANRTDLNVGVSKQLLDDRLKVSVGSSFGIEGPEQVNRDATNIAGDVSLDYKLSKDGRYTLRAYRKNEYQVALQGQVIETGVAFIITMDYNKFSELFHRSEEEKEIKRKLKRKAKEEKRLEKEKAEQPIKPE; this comes from the coding sequence GTGAGATTACATAAGTATGTAAAAAAAGGACTGAAAATAACCGGCTGGGTAATAATATCTATTATTGGGCTGTTTCTTCTTGTGGTATTGTTAATCCAAATTCCTGCGGTGCAAAATAGTATCAAGGAAAAAGCGGTTGCTTATTTAGAAGGAAAAATTCACACGCCGGTACGGATTGGCCGAATTGAAATTGGTCTTCCCAAAAAAGTCATACTCGAAGACGTTTATTTCCAAAGCCAATCCGGAGATACTTTGCTCGCCGGAGGAAAAATAGCCGTTGACATCAGTCTGTTTAAATTGTTTGATGATGAAGTAGAAATAAATTCTATTAGCCTTAAAAATATCACCGCTAATGTCAAACGCGATAAGGATTCTGTTTTCAACTTCGACTATATCATTGATGCTTTTGCTTCTAAAGAATCTAAAAGTACTAGTAAGAAAACAATATTTTCAGTGCACAACATCAATTTGGACAACATCAAAGTGCGTTTTGATGATGCCATTACCAAAAACAATCTGAACGTATCCTTGGTTCATTTTGATACCAAAATGAAAGTCTTTGACCTTGATCAAATGAGTTTTGAAATTGCCAAAATTAAACTCGACGGACTCAATGTCAAACTCAAACAAGGAGAATTGATAAGGGAAATTACCACCAACACGATTGTAAAGACAGATTCTCTTCTAAGAAAAAGACCCGATTTAAAAATCAAACTGGGCGAAATCGCTTTGTCCAAAATAAAGGTTAGTTATGACAGTGATGGTACGCATCTCAATAGTGGAATTTCACTCGAAAAACTCATTATTTCTTTTGCTGAAACCAATTTGCCCAAACAACGAATTGCTATTGATAAGTTTGAATTAGAAGGTGTTAAAGGCGGACTGACTTTTGGTAAATACGACCGTGAACTAAATATCAAAACCCCTGCACAAAAACTGCCCGACTGGAATGTTTCGCTTGCAAATGCCAGTATAAAGCAAGTCGATTTTCGTTTTGATGATGAAAATGCTATCCGAGCAACTCGTGGCATCGATTATAGACATTTGGATATAAAACAGTTCCAACTGGAAGCCAATAAGCTGAAGTGGAACACCACAGCTTTTTCCGGCAATATCAAATCCTTTGCCGTAAAAGAACAAAGTGGTGTTGAGGTGAAAGCATTACGAACCGATTTTATTTACAGTTCAAAAGGTGTACAGCTCAAAAAGCTGTATTTAGAAACGCCAAAAACGTTGATTCGTAACGAAGTGGGAATCAATTATCCGTCTTTAGAATCACTGAAAGAGAATCCGGGATTATTGGGTTTGAATGCCAATTTGCAGCAAAGTCGTATTGCTTTCACCGACATTCTACTATTTGCTCCTGAGTTGAACGAAGTCTCTTTTTTTAAAAATAATCCGAAAGCGATAGCCCAAATCAATGGTCAAATTACCGGTCAACTGCGAGATCTTACTTTTCCTCAAATGCAAATCAGTGGTATTGGAACAATGAGTATTGTTGCCAGCGGAAGAATTATCGGCTTGCCGGATGGCGCAAAAGCTTGGTACAACCTTGACATAAAAAATCTTCAATTGAGCGCTGGTGATGTTCGCAACGTTTTAGGTTCGGAGCTTATTCCGAGTAACATTCAGCTTCCGGAACAGATGAACGTTAAAGGAACTTTCAAAGGAGAATTGGATAATTTTAATACTGATGTAGTTTTAAACAGCAGTTATGGAGCCGCCAAAATTAAAACCAATTTTGACTATCGATTAAAAAATAAAGAAAAGTATAATGGTGTCGCCGAACTGAATAATTTCGATATTGGCCAATTAATTAAAAACAATGCTATCGGCAAAGTTACCCTAAAAGCCAAAGTAAAAGGCAATGGACTAAACCCAAAAACAGCTACTGCGAATGTTGATGGCTTTATGAGTAAAGGCTTTTTGAATGGCTATACTTATCAAAATCTTGCGGTAAAGGGTAATATTGTAAACGGAAATTATAAAGCTATTGCCAACATCAACGACCCGAATCTTGAGTTTGATTTGGTATCCGAGGGCAGTTTCAAAGACAAATATCCTCAGACAAAAGTTAAGCTGAATGTAGATATAGCCGATTTGGAAAAACTGAATCTGCATGCCGGTCCATTTAAACTTAAAGGTCAAGTCGATGCTGATTTATCTACCGCTGATTCCGATTATCTAAACGGGAAAATAGCGATTCATCATTTGCTTTTTGCCAATGGGAAAGAGAATTTTCAATTGGATTCAATCAGCGTTTTGGCAACTGCAACCGCCGAAAAAACCGCAATACAAGTGAAATCACAAATTTTAAAAGCGACTATTGAAGGTAAATACCAGTTGAGCCAAATCGCAACAGCCTTGTCCAATTCGTTTGCCAAATATTATGATTTTGAACCTTCGGTGAAGAAAAAAGTATCCTCACCACAACGGTTTAATTTTAGCGTTAACATCAACAACGATCCAATCATAAGTAAATTATTTCCCGAGATTACACAACTACAGCCCATCAGTATGAACGGCCGTTATAACAGTGTTAATGATACTATTGTACTCAAAGCTTTGATGCCCAAAATCGTTTATGGTGCGAGTACGATTAACAATGCGGTTATTAATATCAATACGAAAGACAATGCCTTAGCCTATAGTGTCTTTATTGATGAAGTACAAAATGCGGAATTCCGTTTGCCCCATACTTTAGTAGAAGGTATTATAAAAGACAATACGTTAGGCTATAGATTGCTATTGCTGGATGATAAGAATAAAGACCAGTACATAGTGGCAGGAACATTAAAAGCGGTCAATGGTAAAACAGAACTCCGCTTTTTACCCGAAGATTTACTGCTGAATTATGAAAAGTGGAGTTTGTCGGAAAGCAACCTGATCAGTTTTGGAAAGCAAGGCATTTATGCTAATGATTTTGAGTTGCGCAATGGCAATACTATGATAAAACTGCAGTCTCAATCGAATATTGCTAATGCGCCTTTATCAATTGACTTTACCGATTTTGATATCGCCACCTTATCACGAATGGTACAAAAAGAAGCACTGGCTTTCGGCGGTTTGATTAACGGAAAAGTGACTTTTGAAAATTTGGCGACTCAACCCAATTTCACTTCGGATTTGACTATTGGAAATTTTACCTATAAGAAAGAAGCCATTGGCGATATCAGTTTAAATATCAACAATCGCGTAGCCAATACCTATGATGTAAAAGCAGCAATTACCGGTCAAGGAAATCAAGTCGGATTGGCGGGAATTTACCGAAATGGTGATCAAAGTTTTGATTTAAAACTCGATATGCAACATTTAAATTTGTTGAGCATCCAACCGTTTACGCTCGACCAACTTTCAAAAAGTAGCGGTTATGTTTCGGGAAAATTTCATATTAAAGGTACTTTTGAGCAACCCAAAATCATAGGTGATTTGCAATTCCACAATGGTGCTTTTACAGTAAAAACGCTTAATTCGGCCTTTGAATTACTGAACGATTCTATGAGTTTTACAGAAGAAGGTATGGTGTTCAAAAAGTTCAGTTTAGGTGATTCCGAAAAAAATACTTTAGAACTGCGAGGGAAAATAGATACGCCGAATTATCGCGATTATGCTTTTAACCTTAGGATCAATGCCGATAATTTTAAAGTGACCAATTCGACTGCGAAAGACAATGATTTGTATTACGGTAAACTCTATGTCGATTCGCGTTTGCGCATCAACGGAGATTTGAACAAACCGATTGTCGATGGAAGTATTAAAGTCAATAAAAACACAGAATTGACCATTGTTTTACCACAATCAGATCCGGCTATAGCCGATAGAGAAGGCATCGTTGAATTTATCGACCAAGATGCGCCACCCATAGACGAAAGATTCAATGTTGCTTTGGATTCGCTCAACCAGTCCAAATTTAAGGGGATGAATATTTCGGTCAATATTGAAGTCGATAAAGAAGCCGAATTGACTTTGGTTATTGATAAAGGAAATGGCGATTACCTTAAAGTGAAAGGCGAAGCCCAACTTAACGGAAGCATCGACGAATCCGGAAAAACTTCGCTAACCGGACGTTACGAACTTCAAGAAGGTTCGTATGAAATGACCTTTAATTTCCTGAAAAGAAAATTCGAAATCCAGAGCGGCAGTTATATTTTATGGACAGGCGAACCGACGACGGCAGATATTAATATCAAAGCCGTTTATAAAACTAAAACCGCGCCGATTGATTTGCTCGATGACCAGTTGGGCGATATTTCTCCGACGGTGAGAAATACCTATAAACAGCGAATTCCTTTTGAAACTGTGTTGAAAATGACTGGTGAATTGCTAAAGCCTACTATTGCTTTTGATATCATTTTGCCGGAAGGTAATTATAATGTTTCTTCTGAAATAGTGAACACCACGCGAACCAAATTAGAACAACTACGCCAACAGCCGGATGAAATGAACAAACAGGTATTTGCGCTGTTGTTGTTGAATCGTTTTATCGGAGAAAACCCTTTTGCCAGCGAAGCCGGAACCGGAACAGAAACCTTTGCCCGTCAAAGTGTGAGCAAAATATTGTCGCAACAATTGAACAATTTGGCCGGAGATTTAATCAAAGGCGTTGAACTCGATTTAGACTTAGAAGCCACCGATGATTACACTACTGGTGAAAAGGCCAATCGAACCGATTTGAACGTAGGCGTTTCCAAACAATTGTTGGATGATCGATTGAAAGTAAGTGTTGGAAGTAGTTTTGGGATTGAAGGACCGGAACAAGTTAATCGGGATGCCACCAATATTGCCGGAGATGTTTCTCTAGATTACAAACTATCTAAAGACGGGCGATACACCCTAAGAGCTTATCGAAAAAATGAATACCAAGTCGCTTTACAAGGACAAGTAATAGAAACCGGAGTGGCTTTTATCATCACTATGGATTACAATAAGTTCAGCGAACTTTTTCACCGCTCCGAAGAAGAAAAAGAAATCAAAAGGAAGTTGAAAAGAAAAGCTAAGGAAGAAAAACGCTTAGAAAAGGAAAAAGCGGAACAACCTATAAAGCCGGAATAG
- a CDS encoding T9SS type A sorting domain-containing protein yields MKKALLLIVCLIGFATASAQAPQITGDLMLCPWTNGTATVTNQPFDTYQWYSKYWFTDDPYVAIDGATQSSFTYDWYTYDQSLFKVVATLNGVTYESNVIQIDSYAWVGFTVGSEMNEFVTIDPNNGNMLLCPGGSFTASIFMPYNSGIQWYRNGDPINGANQMEYLITGPGSYHVVAAPSFCPNSSSNNESLPIVVEVDTNCNLGTNPNTREDFAIHPNPTKETLFLNLEANTHFNKYRIIDASGKVLTESNLISGQNTAAINVSNLSDGFYFIQLQGENQSTVKRFIKN; encoded by the coding sequence ATGAAAAAAGCTTTACTTCTTATCGTTTGTTTAATTGGTTTTGCAACTGCTTCCGCACAAGCACCGCAAATTACTGGTGACTTGATGCTTTGCCCTTGGACGAATGGAACGGCGACGGTTACTAATCAACCTTTTGATACTTACCAATGGTATTCTAAATATTGGTTTACTGATGATCCATATGTGGCTATTGATGGGGCAACTCAGTCGTCTTTTACTTATGATTGGTACACTTATGACCAATCTCTTTTTAAAGTTGTGGCAACGCTAAACGGTGTTACTTATGAATCAAATGTGATTCAGATTGACAGTTATGCTTGGGTTGGTTTTACGGTTGGCTCTGAAATGAATGAATTTGTAACCATTGATCCAAACAATGGGAATATGTTATTGTGTCCAGGAGGCAGTTTTACGGCTTCCATTTTTATGCCTTACAATTCCGGTATACAATGGTATAGAAATGGAGATCCTATTAATGGTGCCAATCAAATGGAATATTTGATTACCGGTCCGGGAAGTTACCACGTTGTAGCGGCGCCAAGTTTTTGTCCGAATAGCTCCAGCAACAATGAATCCCTACCAATTGTTGTGGAAGTGGATACCAATTGTAATTTAGGCACCAATCCTAATACCAGAGAAGATTTTGCTATTCATCCAAATCCCACCAAAGAAACATTATTCCTGAATTTAGAGGCCAATACTCATTTCAACAAATACCGCATCATTGATGCTTCAGGGAAAGTACTAACTGAAAGTAATTTGATCTCAGGACAAAACACAGCAGCTATCAATGTGAGTAATTTATCCGATGGATTTTACTTCATTCAATTACAAGGCGAAAACCAAAGCACTGTGAAACGATTCATTAAAAATTAA
- a CDS encoding tetratricopeptide repeat protein, with translation MLKKNHVKSLELLSNARNMAEKNKWYKQLFLAQNNIGNNYYMLLDYGEALKQYLISYQIAVKHLDPQHEMIVLNNIAILYGKEKKFEKSNEYFYKAFLIAQKSNDSLKMGLYSMNLGSLANDENKLRKARNYFNDALRYTQRPEVKIPAQIGLSANDLLLGETNRARLRAIALLPKLKEEQDIDHRISLSTIIAKTYLKENNLSAALQWTNNALAEKPDLENKMELFKHLSDIYFRLKSYDLAFQYKDSINVSNNELNRIKNGKLYESSEVKFQIQNYKEKISENEAKIKSERNIFYSIILVIVLGIIILILIFRNQLIKNKQKALIIQREQELISFKLEKEIADNALLLEKERTALLEQERLQNEIELRNQKILSRGLYQSGRNQLLQDILKSLSNIPQLSENGTVINDIRALKEHLKTEEGWDNYVRHFDDVNQGFIKKLTEKHPDLTTTDIRYISYVYMNLDTKEIATMLNITPVACRKRKERIEKRLQLPEHISLNAYLLSI, from the coding sequence ATGCTGAAGAAAAATCACGTCAAGTCGTTAGAGTTACTTTCCAATGCCCGAAATATGGCAGAAAAAAACAAATGGTACAAACAATTGTTTTTAGCCCAAAACAATATCGGAAACAATTACTACATGCTGTTGGATTATGGCGAAGCTTTGAAACAGTATTTAATTAGTTACCAAATTGCCGTCAAGCACTTAGATCCGCAACACGAGATGATAGTGCTGAATAACATCGCTATTTTATACGGTAAGGAAAAGAAATTTGAGAAATCCAATGAATATTTTTACAAGGCCTTTCTAATTGCCCAAAAAAGCAATGATTCCCTTAAAATGGGTTTGTATTCAATGAATTTAGGCAGCTTGGCCAACGATGAAAATAAACTCCGGAAAGCCCGAAATTATTTCAATGATGCGCTGCGTTATACCCAAAGACCTGAAGTGAAAATTCCGGCGCAAATCGGACTTAGTGCCAATGATTTATTGTTGGGAGAAACCAACAGAGCGCGATTAAGAGCAATTGCGCTGCTTCCAAAACTAAAAGAAGAGCAAGACATAGACCATCGCATCAGTCTTTCTACCATTATTGCCAAAACTTATTTGAAGGAAAATAATTTGTCGGCCGCATTGCAATGGACGAATAATGCCTTGGCAGAAAAACCCGATTTGGAGAATAAAATGGAGTTGTTCAAACACTTGTCTGATATTTATTTCAGATTAAAGTCTTATGATTTGGCTTTTCAATATAAAGATTCCATCAATGTTTCTAATAATGAACTGAATAGAATAAAAAACGGAAAGCTTTATGAAAGTAGTGAAGTCAAGTTTCAAATTCAGAATTACAAAGAGAAGATTTCAGAAAACGAAGCCAAAATAAAGAGCGAGCGCAATATTTTCTATTCTATCATCTTGGTGATTGTTTTAGGGATTATCATTCTGATTCTAATCTTCAGAAACCAACTCATCAAAAATAAGCAAAAGGCGCTCATCATCCAACGCGAACAAGAATTGATATCGTTCAAATTGGAAAAGGAAATCGCAGACAACGCTTTGTTGTTGGAAAAAGAAAGAACAGCTTTATTGGAACAAGAGCGACTTCAAAATGAAATAGAACTTCGAAACCAAAAAATTCTCTCTCGAGGTTTATACCAATCGGGCAGAAACCAATTGTTGCAGGATATTTTAAAATCATTGTCGAATATACCGCAACTTTCTGAAAACGGAACTGTTATCAATGACATTCGCGCTTTAAAAGAGCATCTCAAAACCGAAGAAGGTTGGGACAATTATGTGCGTCATTTTGACGATGTCAACCAAGGATTTATTAAAAAGCTCACCGAAAAGCATCCCGATTTGACGACTACAGACATCCGTTATATTTCTTATGTCTATATGAATTTAGATACCAAAGAAATCGCCACCATGCTCAATATTACTCCGGTGGCTTGTAGAAAACGCAAAGAAAGAATTGAAAAGCGTTTGCAGTTACCCGAACACATTTCTTTGAATGCTTACTTGCTGAGTATTTAA
- a CDS encoding ABC transporter ATP-binding protein, which translates to MKILYTYIQKHKMLLFFALFLAAINQCFSLFDSIIIGKLLNECGVGVANFNHNQETFVKAVLGWLGLSLGAAMMSRIAKNFQDYFTNIIIQRTGAQMYTDGIQKALQLPYQDFEDQRSGETLGKLQKVKIDCEKFITLSISMVFQTLIGIIFVVVYAINIHWLLGPIFLATVPVIALVSSFLGKKIKKVSREILGETTALAGATTESLRNIELVKSLGLTEQEVNRLNNTTIKILGLELKKVRFIRSLSFIQGTSVHFMRTTLVFALYMFIFNGIIKPGDLITLMFFSFFLFNPLQELGNVIATYNETKASMDNFSELMNAKSESKPLHPQTIGAINHLRFSHISFKHQSASTYAVKDISFEAKAGETIAFVGPSGSGKTTLVKMLVGLYTPESGSIFYNEKNAKDIDLNELRQQLGFVTQDAQLFSGTIKDNLLFVKPTATDEELNDVLQKSACQNLLYRAEKGIETTIGEGGIKVSGGEKQRLSIARALLRNPRLLLFDEATSALDSITEEEITQTIRNISSKQDQITVLIAHRLSTIMHADKIFVLEQGQIIEQGKHLDLIEEKGLYYAMWRQQIGERK; encoded by the coding sequence ATGAAAATATTATATACTTATATTCAAAAGCACAAAATGCTTTTGTTTTTTGCTCTTTTTTTAGCCGCGATAAACCAATGTTTTTCTTTATTCGATTCGATTATTATTGGAAAATTACTAAATGAATGTGGCGTAGGTGTTGCCAACTTCAATCACAACCAAGAAACTTTTGTCAAAGCGGTTTTGGGTTGGTTGGGCTTGTCATTAGGCGCCGCCATGATGTCGCGTATTGCTAAAAATTTCCAAGATTATTTTACCAATATTATCATCCAACGCACCGGTGCTCAAATGTACACTGACGGAATTCAAAAAGCTTTGCAATTACCGTATCAGGATTTTGAAGACCAACGAAGTGGTGAAACTTTAGGCAAATTGCAAAAGGTAAAAATTGATTGCGAAAAGTTTATCACTTTGTCCATCTCGATGGTTTTTCAAACGTTGATAGGCATTATTTTTGTCGTGGTTTATGCGATAAATATCCATTGGCTTTTGGGTCCGATTTTCTTGGCAACCGTTCCTGTTATTGCTTTGGTTAGTTCCTTTTTAGGCAAAAAAATCAAAAAGGTTTCTCGTGAGATTTTAGGTGAAACTACTGCTTTAGCCGGCGCTACTACTGAATCCCTTCGCAATATCGAATTGGTCAAAAGTTTAGGTTTAACCGAACAAGAAGTCAATCGATTGAACAATACTACGATTAAAATTCTGGGATTAGAATTGAAGAAAGTGCGTTTTATCCGTTCGTTAAGTTTTATCCAAGGCACATCGGTACATTTTATGAGAACGACTTTGGTGTTTGCCTTGTACATGTTTATTTTTAACGGCATCATCAAACCCGGTGATTTAATTACATTGATGTTTTTCTCTTTCTTTTTATTCAATCCGTTGCAGGAATTGGGGAATGTGATTGCGACTTACAACGAAACCAAAGCTTCTATGGACAACTTTAGTGAGTTAATGAATGCGAAAAGTGAAAGCAAACCACTGCATCCGCAAACTATTGGGGCAATCAATCATTTGAGGTTTTCGCATATTTCGTTCAAACACCAATCGGCTTCGACTTATGCCGTAAAAGATATTTCTTTTGAAGCCAAAGCAGGTGAAACCATCGCTTTTGTTGGTCCGTCGGGAAGTGGTAAAACGACTTTGGTTAAGATGTTAGTCGGATTATATACGCCGGAATCAGGCTCCATTTTTTACAATGAAAAAAATGCGAAAGACATCGATTTGAATGAACTCAGACAGCAATTGGGATTTGTGACACAAGATGCGCAATTGTTTTCGGGAACAATAAAAGACAACTTATTGTTTGTAAAACCAACTGCTACCGATGAAGAACTAAATGATGTTTTGCAAAAATCAGCCTGTCAAAACCTATTGTATCGTGCCGAAAAAGGGATTGAAACCACCATAGGCGAAGGCGGAATCAAAGTTTCCGGCGGAGAAAAACAACGTTTGTCTATAGCGCGAGCTTTGTTGAGAAATCCGAGATTACTGCTTTTTGACGAAGCGACGTCAGCATTAGATTCAATTACTGAAGAAGAAATTACCCAAACCATCAGAAATATTTCTTCCAAACAAGACCAAATCACGGTTTTGATTGCGCACCGTTTGTCTACGATTATGCATGCGGATAAAATATTTGTGTTGGAACAAGGGCAAATTATTGAGCAAGGAAAACACCTCGATTTAATTGAAGAAAAAGGATTGTACTACGCCATGTGGCGCCAACAAATTGGAGAACGAAAATAG
- a CDS encoding YceI family protein, translated as MAKTTWAIDPTHSEIGFKVKHMMFTNVSGKFNLFDADIENEEENFETAAINFSAEVNSINTGNDDRDNHLRSADFFDVENFGKLTFKSTSVKKVNEGEYKISGDLTIKDVTKSITLDTEYSGLMKDPWGNTKIGLSLNGKINRKEFGLTWNAALETGGVLVGEDIKLNAEVQFVKQ; from the coding sequence ATGGCAAAAACAACTTGGGCTATAGACCCAACACATTCAGAAATAGGTTTTAAAGTGAAACACATGATGTTTACAAACGTATCCGGAAAATTCAATTTATTTGATGCGGATATTGAAAACGAAGAAGAAAATTTTGAAACCGCAGCGATTAATTTCTCCGCAGAAGTAAATTCTATCAACACCGGAAACGACGACAGAGACAATCACTTGAGAAGTGCAGATTTCTTTGATGTAGAAAACTTCGGAAAACTGACTTTCAAAAGCACCAGTGTCAAAAAAGTAAACGAAGGCGAATACAAAATCAGTGGTGATTTGACAATTAAAGACGTGACCAAAAGCATCACTTTAGACACTGAATACAGCGGATTGATGAAAGACCCATGGGGAAACACCAAAATCGGGCTTTCTTTAAACGGTAAAATTAACCGTAAAGAGTTCGGTCTAACTTGGAATGCTGCTTTAGAAACCGGTGGTGTATTGGTTGGAGAAGACATAAAATTAAACGCCGAAGTACAATTTGTGAAACAATAA
- a CDS encoding pirin family protein, producing MSNIGIIIEERAADIGNFLVGRLLPFREKRAVGPFVFIDHMGPAQLKDYQNMDVPPHPHIGLSTLTYLFEGAIMHRDSLGTEMVIEPGAVNWMTAGKGIVHSERTPEYLRHTEKRLHGLQIWVALPKALENMEPSFTHVEAQDIPEWQQDGVTIKLIAGKAFGKKSLVPVYSPLYFIEIKSTTRTKVNIGHELYGESAMYILNGSITNDGHIYGTKQLLVAKEASLCEFEMSENTTLYLFGGEPFPEEHFIYWNFVHSDKDFIEQAKEDWTAQRFPKVPNETEFVPLPQPFGG from the coding sequence ATGTCAAATATTGGAATCATTATAGAAGAACGCGCCGCAGATATTGGGAACTTTTTGGTTGGGCGATTGTTGCCTTTTCGAGAAAAACGTGCCGTTGGTCCATTTGTTTTTATCGATCATATGGGACCTGCGCAATTAAAAGACTATCAAAATATGGATGTTCCGCCTCATCCGCATATCGGACTTTCGACACTTACTTATTTATTTGAAGGTGCGATTATGCACAGAGACAGTTTGGGCACCGAAATGGTCATCGAACCCGGAGCGGTAAATTGGATGACTGCCGGAAAAGGAATTGTACACTCGGAGCGAACGCCCGAATATTTGCGCCATACCGAAAAAAGGCTACACGGATTACAGATTTGGGTCGCTTTGCCCAAAGCTTTAGAAAACATGGAACCTTCGTTTACACATGTAGAAGCTCAAGACATTCCCGAATGGCAACAAGATGGTGTTACGATAAAACTGATTGCCGGAAAAGCTTTCGGTAAAAAATCATTAGTTCCGGTATATAGTCCGTTGTACTTTATTGAAATCAAAAGTACTACTCGAACTAAAGTCAATATCGGTCACGAACTTTATGGTGAAAGTGCCATGTATATTTTGAATGGAAGCATTACTAATGATGGTCATATTTATGGCACCAAACAGTTATTAGTTGCCAAAGAAGCCAGTCTTTGCGAATTTGAAATGAGTGAAAACACTACGCTTTATCTTTTTGGTGGTGAACCTTTTCCTGAAGAGCATTTTATTTATTGGAATTTTGTGCATTCTGACAAAGACTTTATTGAGCAAGCTAAGGAAGACTGGACTGCCCAACGCTTTCCGAAAGTGCCCAATGAAACCGAGTTTGTTCCGTTACCTCAACCTTTTGGAGGATGA